A single Crateriforma conspicua DNA region contains:
- a CDS encoding VWA domain-containing protein: protein MLPSLRLGFDHPGYLWLLAALPVLWWIGSGPLQVLGPWRRRFALLFRTIVWVGVVLAIAGVQLVWVSDRVTVMYVLDQSESIPLAKRQVMLDYVTRSVATHRNHTREDRVGIIVFGRDAIIEMPPFDEDIAVRRLESNLDRTDATDIESALNLAQASMPEDTARRIVIVTDGNENLGRATQMASRLGDAGIGIDVVPVELDFANEVLVEKVDLPTEIRTGQPFEARIVVTNYSDDGGSATQNAGDDASDDDVAGPVKGLLRVKQSVSGEESLLLEQEIELDPGKNVFPLQHTIDQPAPYTYEAEFIPQNDDQDGLRKNNRATGFTYVRGKGRVLLIEDRSRQGDFDLYVQTLRDADIEVTKQSTDQLFGSLAELQTFDAVILAGVPRVGGGEGSGLVSFTDEQIQMLVRNTQQLGAGLLMIGGPESLGAGGWTGTELEKAMPVDFKIRNTKIQAVGALALIMHASEMAEGNHWQKVIARAAVKQLGPADYAGLLHWTMGGDAWLWGGRQGLLPVGPNRQAMMAAVGRMTPGDMPQFDPAMRMAAAALTRTPASMKHCVIISDGDPSDPTPGTIAAFKNNNITISTVAVASHGLTESQRLRRIAQATGGKYHQVKDGRALPEIFQREARRVARPLVFEPSGGTVPEVIFPHPMLDGVDRVMPRIGGFVLTQTKNSPLAQVLIQSPKPDSPENATILAAWTYGLGRTAVLTTDAGARWASSWTPWNDYEKFHSQLVRWLMRPTGDTGKFTLATQVRDGEVEVIVNALDKDDEFLNFLEMNATALDPELKPIALSMRQVAPGRYVGRFPVDQAGSYFVNVIPDEGTAPLTTGVSVPFSEEYRVRRTNLALINALAETKVNGGEPGMVLPAIDQRAADELVQIDTFRGGLPPARSIKDAWPWFLLAACVLFLFDVAVRRIAISFAWLGRWVRKRFGKAKASDTPTTRRLDELRQSKDAVSQSIDARRRSVRFDPQSVPTDLTGQTGAPESSFDSPASSGKPPKESAKDGSRQSDGSTSDAPVSYTERLLEAKRRARKNRD from the coding sequence TTGTTACCAAGTCTGCGTTTGGGATTTGACCACCCCGGTTACCTTTGGTTGTTGGCGGCGTTGCCCGTGCTGTGGTGGATCGGCTCGGGCCCCCTGCAAGTCTTGGGGCCTTGGCGACGCCGTTTCGCGTTGCTGTTTCGCACGATCGTTTGGGTCGGCGTGGTTCTGGCCATCGCGGGTGTCCAGTTGGTTTGGGTCAGCGACCGCGTCACCGTGATGTATGTGCTGGATCAATCCGAGAGCATCCCGCTGGCCAAACGGCAGGTCATGCTGGACTACGTGACCCGCAGCGTCGCGACCCACCGGAATCACACGCGTGAAGACCGGGTCGGCATCATCGTTTTTGGCCGCGACGCGATCATCGAAATGCCTCCGTTCGATGAAGACATTGCGGTCCGGCGTCTGGAATCCAATCTGGACCGAACCGATGCGACGGACATTGAATCGGCATTGAACCTTGCGCAAGCATCGATGCCCGAAGACACCGCTCGCCGCATCGTGATCGTCACCGATGGGAACGAAAACCTGGGCCGCGCGACGCAGATGGCATCAAGACTGGGCGACGCCGGCATCGGTATCGATGTGGTGCCAGTCGAACTGGATTTCGCGAACGAAGTCTTGGTGGAAAAGGTCGACTTGCCGACCGAGATTCGCACCGGGCAACCGTTCGAAGCACGCATCGTCGTGACCAACTATAGCGATGACGGCGGTTCGGCAACGCAAAACGCCGGCGACGATGCTTCCGACGACGATGTGGCTGGTCCAGTCAAGGGTTTGTTGCGAGTCAAACAATCGGTGTCCGGTGAAGAATCACTGTTGCTGGAACAAGAGATCGAACTGGATCCGGGCAAAAATGTCTTTCCACTGCAACACACGATTGATCAGCCGGCGCCGTACACCTACGAAGCAGAGTTCATCCCGCAAAACGATGACCAAGACGGGCTTCGCAAAAACAATCGAGCGACCGGGTTTACCTATGTGCGTGGCAAAGGACGCGTGCTGCTAATTGAAGACCGGTCGCGACAAGGCGATTTTGACCTTTATGTTCAAACGCTACGCGACGCGGACATCGAAGTCACCAAGCAATCCACCGATCAGCTGTTCGGATCACTGGCGGAATTGCAAACGTTTGACGCCGTAATTCTGGCAGGCGTTCCCCGTGTTGGTGGCGGCGAAGGCAGTGGGCTGGTGTCGTTCACCGACGAACAAATCCAGATGTTGGTTCGGAACACACAACAACTGGGGGCCGGCCTGCTGATGATCGGCGGTCCCGAATCGTTGGGTGCCGGTGGCTGGACGGGAACCGAGCTTGAAAAGGCAATGCCGGTCGACTTTAAAATTCGCAATACCAAGATCCAAGCGGTCGGTGCGTTGGCGCTGATCATGCACGCCAGCGAAATGGCCGAAGGCAACCACTGGCAAAAGGTCATCGCGCGTGCGGCGGTCAAGCAGTTGGGACCGGCCGACTATGCGGGGTTGTTGCACTGGACCATGGGCGGCGACGCTTGGCTGTGGGGCGGTCGCCAGGGATTGCTGCCAGTCGGTCCGAACCGTCAAGCGATGATGGCCGCGGTTGGACGCATGACCCCCGGGGACATGCCACAATTCGATCCCGCGATGCGGATGGCGGCTGCCGCGTTGACTCGGACTCCGGCGTCGATGAAACACTGTGTCATTATCAGTGATGGCGACCCGAGTGATCCGACGCCTGGAACAATCGCCGCATTCAAGAACAACAACATTACGATCAGCACCGTTGCGGTCGCCTCACACGGGCTGACCGAAAGTCAACGACTGCGGCGGATCGCCCAGGCCACCGGCGGAAAATATCACCAAGTCAAAGACGGCCGGGCGTTGCCAGAAATCTTCCAGCGGGAAGCTCGTCGTGTTGCGCGGCCCTTGGTCTTCGAACCGTCCGGCGGCACCGTCCCGGAAGTCATCTTTCCGCACCCGATGCTGGACGGTGTGGATCGTGTCATGCCACGGATCGGCGGATTCGTACTGACCCAAACCAAGAACAGCCCGCTGGCCCAAGTGCTGATCCAGTCCCCCAAACCCGATTCGCCGGAAAACGCGACCATCCTGGCGGCATGGACGTATGGGCTGGGCCGGACAGCGGTTCTGACCACCGACGCGGGTGCACGCTGGGCGTCATCGTGGACGCCGTGGAACGACTACGAAAAATTCCACAGCCAGTTGGTCCGCTGGCTGATGCGACCGACCGGCGATACCGGAAAGTTCACTTTGGCAACGCAAGTCCGCGACGGCGAAGTCGAAGTCATCGTCAATGCGTTGGACAAGGACGATGAGTTTTTGAACTTCCTGGAGATGAACGCGACGGCGTTGGATCCCGAATTGAAACCCATCGCATTAAGCATGCGACAAGTCGCACCGGGGCGATACGTCGGTCGCTTTCCGGTGGATCAAGCCGGCAGCTATTTCGTCAACGTGATCCCTGACGAAGGCACTGCGCCGTTAACGACGGGCGTCAGCGTTCCGTTCAGCGAAGAATATCGAGTCCGCCGAACGAACCTAGCTTTGATCAACGCATTGGCGGAAACCAAGGTCAACGGCGGCGAACCGGGAATGGTATTGCCGGCGATCGATCAACGGGCCGCCGATGAATTGGTCCAAATCGACACGTTCCGCGGGGGATTGCCACCGGCGCGCAGTATCAAGGACGCTTGGCCGTGGTTTCTGTTGGCCGCATGTGTGCTGTTCCTGTTCGACGTGGCCGTCCGCCGGATCGCGATCAGCTTCGCATGGTTGGGACGATGGGTCCGCAAACGTTTCGGCAAAGCCAAAGCGTCCGACACGCCCACGACACGCCGCTTGGACGAACTGCGTCAAAGCAAAGACGCGGTTTCGCAATCCATTGATGCTCGACGACGCAGCGTTCGGTTTGATCCGCAATCCGTGCCGACCGATTTGACGGGTCAAACCGGTGCACCGGAGTCTTCGTTTGATTCGCCCGCGAGCTCCGGAAAGCCGCCCAAAGAATCGGCCAAAGACGGTAGCCGCCAAAGCGACGGGTCGACCTCGGACGCCCCGGTCAGCTATACCGAACGTCTGCTGGAAGCCAAACGGCGTGCTCGCAAGAATCGCGATTAA
- a CDS encoding RNA polymerase sigma factor, which translates to MSESEAFEPIDGDDTDLTERICQHDSDALAELMRRRENSLKGFVRSLCSDRLLSVVEVDDLYQEISAAAISSLATAPLDQYTPVQWLQQLARRRVVDAHRFHFEAQRRDAGRQSSLQAGADDQKGGLEALLAASFTTASAAFSRDIRMIRLQEAIDELGDEARQAVMMRYSRGLPSKEIAEQLGKTDASVRVLLSRSLRQLEKKLSDVRPTR; encoded by the coding sequence ATGAGCGAATCGGAAGCGTTCGAACCGATCGACGGTGATGATACGGATCTGACCGAACGAATTTGCCAGCATGACAGCGACGCGTTGGCCGAACTGATGCGGCGTAGAGAAAATTCGTTGAAAGGTTTCGTCCGATCCCTGTGCAGCGACCGGTTGCTGTCCGTTGTCGAAGTCGACGATCTGTACCAGGAAATCAGTGCCGCGGCCATCAGCAGTTTGGCGACCGCGCCGCTGGACCAGTACACGCCGGTGCAGTGGTTACAGCAACTGGCGCGGCGTCGCGTGGTTGATGCCCACCGATTCCATTTCGAAGCCCAGCGACGCGACGCCGGTCGCCAAAGTTCGCTACAGGCCGGTGCCGACGACCAGAAAGGCGGCCTGGAGGCATTGTTGGCGGCCAGTTTTACGACGGCCAGCGCGGCGTTTTCCCGGGATATCCGCATGATCCGTCTACAGGAGGCGATCGACGAATTGGGTGACGAAGCCCGCCAAGCGGTGATGATGCGATACAGTCGCGGGTTGCCTTCCAAGGAGATTGCCGAGCAGTTGGGAAAGACGGATGCTTCGGTCCGTGTCTTGCTGTCACGCAGCCTTCGCCAGCTGGAAAAAAAGCTCTCCGATGTCCGACCGACTCGCTAG
- a CDS encoding TolC family protein has protein sequence MKKPKLRSGLILGLALIQTIVPTAGCHRQFYRKQADQEVSELIREKACTVARPPETRLGILPDRRSRMFNPFDPDFQPAPLDDPASNKYMQCVDGRRGYPMWDAAGQTNITESPDWWQFLPLDENGVLVLNADTAVQLALLHSPDYQQQLEQLYLSALDVSSERFRFDTQFFGGARTFLTADGRRRNGGSDSSTRLEVGPYSTGRRNLALQRSFATGGELVAGVANSIVWELSGPNAQSASTVLDFSLIQPLLRNAGRDRVLERLTLSERRLLSNVRAFERYRRSFYLNITVGRSTESNVQRSGGVFGVGLSGFTGLGGGFAGLTGGGGGAAGFGGVPQAGGLLGLLQDQLQIQNLEENIARLSENLLVLENTLVELLTTIPDDAEAIVRQRLQVAQARSALLSSQSQLVQQKVGYQTSLDRFLVQLGLPPYICVRIDDPILKRFELIDRELRGRREQLVDVRTNVGALNVSLLETAKPVINEETGLPESTIEWTPKVADFLRDLKQQIDPLADFRETLLEDDLPRVKEDLAQFIETLPDRRSQNESLYDLYEQEKAQICTLLNIKEIDESIFEIEELDELSDELADRFTALQERLESYGERIQALDESIEDLLANQGAGDESDLAVRLRDEIILESQDLLAELGDDVLAVQLIQARARVESVLLPEIEIDPAEAFQIARVNRRDWANARASLVDSWRLIEFNADDLESSLDVVFSGDVQNVGNNPFALRGDTGRLRVGLQWDAPITRLQERNTYRQSLIEFDRAKRSYYQYEDGIWSLMRSTVRQLQQNRLNFELGRQAVRIAAAQIELNEDIRLLRDARGLNSGPTAAQDTIRALDALLASQNQLLNIYVNYEVVRRGLYFDLGVMDLTPDGLWMDPGELDAEYLLTLPGTKNPNLCGCCEDECCIPIRRQPLGPNYGYAYGAMLESGVVPNEVIISDVPVGEPVPVQNDYTGGVPMDQPIQRMPQPISVSGEAPL, from the coding sequence GTGAAAAAACCAAAACTGCGTTCCGGTCTGATATTGGGGCTGGCCCTGATCCAAACGATCGTTCCAACGGCCGGCTGCCACCGGCAGTTCTACCGCAAGCAAGCAGACCAAGAAGTCAGCGAGCTGATTCGCGAAAAGGCTTGCACGGTCGCCCGACCCCCGGAAACCCGTTTGGGCATTTTGCCGGATCGTCGCAGCCGGATGTTCAATCCGTTTGATCCGGATTTTCAGCCGGCACCTTTGGATGACCCGGCGTCCAACAAGTACATGCAGTGCGTGGACGGCCGACGCGGATATCCGATGTGGGATGCGGCGGGCCAAACGAACATCACCGAAAGTCCCGACTGGTGGCAATTCCTGCCCCTGGACGAAAACGGCGTGCTGGTGCTGAATGCCGACACGGCGGTCCAGTTGGCTCTGCTGCATTCGCCCGACTATCAACAGCAGCTGGAACAACTGTACCTGTCCGCGCTGGACGTCAGCAGCGAACGATTCCGCTTTGATACCCAGTTTTTCGGCGGGGCACGGACATTCCTGACCGCCGACGGCCGGCGTCGTAACGGTGGCAGCGACAGCAGCACTCGTCTGGAAGTTGGTCCCTACAGCACCGGACGACGAAACCTGGCGTTACAACGGTCCTTCGCGACCGGCGGCGAATTGGTCGCCGGCGTGGCCAACAGCATCGTCTGGGAACTGAGCGGCCCGAACGCACAAAGCGCATCGACGGTTCTGGATTTTTCGCTGATTCAACCGTTGCTGCGAAACGCCGGCCGCGACCGTGTGCTGGAACGACTGACGTTGTCGGAACGTCGTCTGCTATCCAACGTGCGGGCGTTCGAGCGGTATCGTCGCAGCTTTTATCTGAACATCACCGTCGGGCGATCGACCGAAAGCAATGTTCAACGTAGTGGTGGGGTCTTCGGCGTCGGACTCAGCGGCTTCACCGGTCTGGGTGGCGGATTTGCCGGTCTGACCGGGGGCGGTGGTGGTGCTGCCGGTTTCGGTGGCGTGCCCCAAGCCGGTGGTCTGCTGGGCTTGTTGCAGGACCAATTGCAGATCCAAAACTTGGAAGAAAACATCGCCCGGCTCAGCGAAAACCTGCTGGTGCTGGAAAACACCTTGGTCGAACTGTTGACCACGATTCCCGACGACGCTGAAGCGATCGTGCGTCAACGGTTGCAAGTCGCACAGGCCCGTTCGGCCCTGCTGAGCTCGCAAAGCCAGCTTGTTCAACAGAAGGTCGGATACCAAACGTCGCTGGATCGGTTCCTGGTCCAACTTGGTTTGCCGCCATACATCTGTGTGCGAATCGACGATCCGATCTTGAAGCGATTCGAACTGATCGATCGCGAGCTGCGTGGACGACGCGAACAATTGGTCGACGTGCGGACCAATGTCGGGGCGTTGAACGTGTCTTTGTTGGAAACCGCCAAGCCGGTGATCAACGAGGAAACCGGGCTGCCCGAATCGACGATCGAATGGACGCCCAAGGTTGCCGACTTCCTGCGTGATTTGAAACAACAGATCGACCCGCTGGCCGATTTCCGAGAAACCTTGCTGGAAGACGACTTGCCACGGGTCAAAGAGGACTTGGCACAGTTCATCGAGACGTTGCCCGATCGACGCAGCCAGAACGAATCGCTGTACGACCTGTATGAACAGGAAAAGGCACAGATTTGCACGCTGCTGAACATCAAAGAAATCGACGAGTCGATCTTTGAAATCGAAGAACTGGATGAACTGTCCGACGAACTGGCTGATCGTTTCACGGCGTTGCAAGAACGCTTGGAATCGTACGGCGAACGGATCCAAGCTCTGGATGAAAGCATCGAAGACTTGCTGGCCAATCAAGGTGCCGGCGACGAATCCGATTTGGCCGTCCGATTGCGTGACGAAATCATTTTGGAATCCCAAGACTTGTTGGCCGAACTGGGCGACGACGTCTTGGCGGTCCAGCTGATCCAGGCTCGTGCCCGCGTCGAAAGTGTGCTGTTGCCCGAGATCGAAATTGATCCGGCCGAAGCGTTCCAGATCGCTCGCGTCAATCGCCGCGACTGGGCCAATGCTCGTGCATCGCTGGTCGATTCGTGGCGTCTGATCGAATTCAACGCGGATGACTTGGAAAGCAGCCTGGACGTGGTCTTCAGCGGTGATGTCCAAAACGTCGGCAACAATCCGTTCGCACTGCGTGGCGACACCGGACGATTGCGAGTCGGGTTGCAGTGGGATGCACCCATCACTCGACTGCAAGAACGCAACACGTATCGTCAGTCGTTGATTGAGTTTGATCGAGCCAAACGAAGCTACTATCAATACGAAGACGGCATTTGGAGTCTGATGCGTAGCACCGTTCGCCAGTTGCAACAGAACCGATTGAATTTCGAACTCGGTCGACAAGCCGTGCGAATTGCTGCGGCACAGATCGAATTGAACGAAGACATCCGACTGTTGCGTGACGCCCGAGGATTGAACAGCGGACCCACCGCCGCCCAGGATACGATTCGAGCGTTGGATGCTCTGCTGGCATCGCAAAACCAGTTGCTAAACATCTACGTCAACTACGAAGTCGTCCGTCGCGGCTTGTACTTTGACCTTGGTGTGATGGACCTGACGCCGGACGGATTGTGGATGGATCCGGGCGAACTGGATGCGGAATACTTGTTGACCCTGCCGGGAACCAAGAACCCCAACCTGTGCGGCTGCTGTGAAGACGAATGCTGTATTCCGATCCGACGTCAACCGTTGGGACCGAACTACGGCTATGCCTATGGTGCGATGCTGGAATCCGGTGTGGTTCCCAACGAAGTGATCATCAGCGACGTCCCGGTCGGCGAACCGGTGCCGGTGCAAAACGATTACACCGGGGGTGTCCCCATGGATCAACCGATCCAACGGATGCCGCAACCGATTTCGGTCAGCGGTGAGGCTCCCCTGTAA
- a CDS encoding dual specificity protein phosphatase family protein translates to MSSVPWWRRFYATAVFYPTLAWNYLLGRVLKTRRWWDFVDTNVIVGARPFPRDVSNLNEAGVRAVVNTCEEYAGPIVEYDQFGIDQLHIPTTDFTHPRLEDVRIAVDFIQSYVSENKTVYVHCKAGRARSATVVMCWLIQYRGMTAEQAQQALLKARPHVNPHLYRRPVVTQFVQSLGDDASDHSPAASTAVTGEPHR, encoded by the coding sequence ATGTCCTCCGTCCCGTGGTGGCGTCGCTTCTATGCGACCGCCGTCTTTTATCCCACGCTTGCCTGGAACTACTTGCTGGGCCGCGTGCTGAAGACGCGTCGATGGTGGGACTTTGTCGACACCAACGTCATCGTCGGTGCTCGTCCATTTCCTCGCGATGTCAGCAATTTGAACGAGGCCGGAGTCCGTGCGGTGGTCAACACGTGCGAAGAATACGCCGGCCCGATCGTTGAATACGACCAGTTCGGCATTGATCAACTGCACATCCCGACGACCGACTTTACCCACCCACGCCTGGAAGACGTACGCATCGCGGTGGATTTCATTCAGTCCTATGTCAGCGAAAACAAGACGGTCTATGTGCACTGCAAAGCGGGGCGTGCACGCAGTGCGACCGTGGTGATGTGCTGGCTGATTCAGTACCGCGGCATGACTGCCGAACAGGCCCAGCAAGCTCTGCTAAAAGCACGGCCGCACGTCAATCCCCATCTGTATCGCCGGCCGGTCGTCACCCAGTTCGTTCAATCGCTGGGTGACGACGCTTCGGACCATTCACCGGCGGCGTCGACCGCCGTTACAGGGGAGCCTCACCGCTGA
- a CDS encoding cytidine deaminase, producing MNELKQAEIDRLVLAAIEARDQAYAPHSHFYVGAALLMGDGKIVGGCNVENASYSLTICAERVAASAAVSQGYRTWRAVAIASIGGAMPCGACRQFLAEFGMDITVITIDVIDNQRQIRKLSQLLPDAFDSSDIHSHG from the coding sequence ATGAATGAATTGAAGCAGGCCGAAATCGATCGCCTGGTCTTGGCTGCGATTGAAGCACGCGATCAAGCGTACGCGCCGCACAGTCATTTTTATGTCGGCGCAGCGTTGCTGATGGGCGATGGAAAAATAGTCGGCGGATGCAATGTGGAAAACGCCAGCTATTCGTTGACCATCTGTGCCGAACGCGTCGCCGCATCGGCGGCGGTATCCCAGGGGTATCGGACTTGGCGTGCCGTCGCGATCGCCAGTATTGGCGGCGCGATGCCCTGTGGTGCGTGTCGCCAGTTTCTGGCCGAATTCGGCATGGATATCACCGTCATCACCATCGATGTGATCGACAACCAGCGACAGATACGCAAGCTGTCGCAATTGTTGCCCGACGCGTTTGACTCATCGGACATCCATTCGCACGGTTGA
- a CDS encoding serine/threonine-protein kinase: MSLGSGQGSETTTPSAPPAEHSLQVLDRYLEGCLDSVAQRAPVQRPAELLELIPSQLPVQHHPLLLTEMIKMDMAIDAESGSIRSIEDYIDGLSPPLSRESVSLDLVMEERQLLQSLGKRPPQPLEQRFPHLANLDLPLGSEVEATSAAVKTRAPQSLPAGTTVDDFSIIRELGKGAFAQVYLARQNSMQRLVALKVSRGTGAESQTLAQLDHPNIVRVYDQRMTVCPECNDDGEVHLLYMQYVPGGTLADVVKVVRDGSAAAPGETPTGKWLLRCIDQQLLQATQQVPERSSLRQWLAETRWAAVVAWIGIQLSAALRAAHERGVLHRDVKPANVLLTAEGVPKLADFNVSFAGAAGRAGAAANFGGSIAYMAPEHLNAVRTCDPDDQKRVGTEADFYSLAVMLWELWQGHRPFQVPRQASSWTEMLQQQCESRDQPLAEPVRCDDPSERVLESALRDALHHDSKIRIAAGARLEAHLKLALHPEVAGIFDPPPSSYRRRLMRWSPRWLAAAVILTPNIAAGVFNYFYNQQQIIQRYSSLEPSFQGAFEMLAFSVNTIAFPTGAALLVYFTRPVVMAVRRVARRQPVTETEVDASLRLGRQAAIIGGSLWIIAGAIYPTMLRWWFPSFDRTEAMHFFMSLLICGGVAAVYPYFGMLWLVTKVYYPRFQRDRLTDPKFEARGKRVATQGVVFLLAAAVIPLIGLMLLLSRDVIARGVMLVAVLASIAGLCAALFAYDRIISDWRKMARVLGNRRGVVGETGDALI; the protein is encoded by the coding sequence ATGTCGTTGGGATCGGGCCAAGGATCGGAAACCACCACACCCTCGGCGCCGCCTGCGGAACACTCCCTGCAGGTTCTGGATCGGTACTTGGAAGGCTGCCTCGATTCGGTCGCCCAGCGGGCTCCGGTGCAACGGCCTGCGGAATTGCTGGAGCTTATTCCGTCGCAGTTGCCCGTCCAGCACCATCCGCTGTTGCTGACGGAAATGATCAAGATGGACATGGCCATTGATGCCGAATCAGGTTCGATTCGCAGCATCGAAGACTACATCGATGGTTTGTCACCTCCGCTGTCACGCGAATCGGTGTCGCTGGATCTGGTGATGGAGGAACGCCAGTTATTGCAGTCGCTCGGTAAACGCCCGCCGCAGCCTTTGGAACAGAGGTTTCCGCATCTTGCCAATTTGGATTTGCCGCTGGGCAGTGAGGTGGAGGCGACATCAGCGGCCGTGAAAACACGAGCGCCACAGTCGTTGCCGGCCGGTACGACGGTGGACGATTTTTCGATCATTCGCGAATTGGGCAAGGGCGCGTTTGCCCAGGTCTATTTGGCCCGGCAAAATTCGATGCAGCGATTGGTGGCGTTGAAAGTGTCGCGCGGGACCGGCGCCGAATCCCAGACGCTGGCGCAGTTGGACCACCCCAACATCGTGCGTGTCTATGACCAACGCATGACGGTCTGTCCGGAATGCAACGACGACGGCGAAGTCCATTTGTTGTACATGCAGTACGTCCCCGGGGGGACGCTTGCCGATGTGGTCAAAGTCGTCCGGGACGGATCCGCGGCAGCACCCGGGGAAACACCGACGGGCAAGTGGTTGCTCCGGTGCATCGACCAGCAATTGTTGCAGGCGACCCAACAGGTGCCCGAACGTTCCAGCCTGCGTCAGTGGTTGGCCGAAACACGATGGGCGGCCGTCGTTGCTTGGATCGGTATCCAATTGTCGGCGGCATTGCGGGCCGCCCACGAAAGAGGCGTGCTTCACCGCGACGTTAAACCTGCCAACGTGTTGTTAACCGCAGAAGGGGTCCCGAAGCTGGCGGATTTCAACGTCAGCTTTGCCGGTGCCGCGGGACGTGCGGGAGCAGCCGCCAACTTTGGTGGATCCATCGCCTACATGGCACCGGAACACCTGAACGCGGTGCGAACCTGTGACCCCGATGATCAAAAACGTGTGGGAACCGAAGCGGATTTTTATTCCCTGGCGGTGATGCTTTGGGAATTGTGGCAGGGGCATCGACCGTTTCAGGTGCCACGGCAAGCGTCGTCCTGGACCGAGATGCTGCAACAGCAATGCGAATCGCGGGACCAACCGCTTGCCGAACCGGTTCGATGCGATGATCCCAGCGAACGGGTGCTGGAATCGGCACTACGCGACGCATTGCATCATGATTCGAAAATTCGCATCGCGGCCGGCGCACGCTTGGAAGCCCACTTGAAATTGGCACTGCATCCGGAGGTCGCGGGGATCTTTGATCCGCCACCATCCAGCTACCGCCGTCGTTTGATGCGGTGGTCGCCACGGTGGTTGGCCGCAGCGGTGATTTTGACGCCCAACATCGCCGCCGGTGTCTTCAACTATTTTTACAACCAGCAACAGATCATCCAGCGTTATTCGTCCCTTGAACCTTCGTTTCAGGGGGCCTTTGAAATGCTGGCGTTCAGCGTCAACACGATCGCGTTTCCGACCGGTGCGGCTTTGCTGGTTTACTTCACCAGACCCGTGGTGATGGCGGTTCGGCGGGTTGCCAGGCGACAACCGGTTACCGAAACAGAGGTCGATGCGTCGCTTCGTTTGGGACGTCAGGCGGCCATCATTGGTGGTTCTCTTTGGATCATTGCCGGGGCCATCTATCCGACGATGCTACGATGGTGGTTCCCGTCGTTCGACCGCACCGAAGCGATGCACTTTTTCATGTCGCTGCTGATCTGCGGCGGCGTTGCTGCGGTGTATCCGTATTTCGGAATGCTGTGGCTGGTCACCAAGGTCTATTACCCAAGGTTCCAGCGTGATCGCTTGACCGACCCGAAATTCGAAGCCCGCGGCAAACGCGTGGCCACCCAAGGCGTTGTGTTTTTGTTGGCCGCAGCGGTGATTCCGTTGATCGGATTGATGTTGTTGCTGTCGCGAGACGTCATCGCCCGCGGGGTGATGCTGGTCGCGGTTTTGGCCAGCATTGCGGGACTGTGCGCCGCGTTGTTTGCCTACGACCGAATCATCAGTGACTGGCGCAAAATGGCACGGGTGCTTGGCAACAGACGTGGCGTGGTCGGTGAAACCGGTGACGCTTTGATTTGA
- a CDS encoding CBS domain-containing protein, whose translation MMHTITARDLMVSNLVTLSPDMEVIDALNVLLKRRISGAPVVDEDRQFLGIFSEKSCMRFVVDATYDGLPSSNLMSFVDASPPVISAETDLLTIAQTFLDAACRRLPVLDDYGRLLGQISRRDIMGAFYEHMKQVQREPAVTGLYLSALMESTERPV comes from the coding sequence ATGATGCATACGATCACCGCCCGTGACTTGATGGTTTCCAATCTGGTCACCCTTTCGCCAGACATGGAAGTTATCGACGCGTTGAACGTGTTGTTGAAACGCAGGATTTCCGGCGCGCCGGTTGTGGACGAGGATCGTCAATTCCTAGGGATCTTTTCCGAAAAATCGTGTATGCGATTTGTCGTCGACGCGACCTACGACGGACTGCCATCGTCAAATTTGATGTCGTTCGTGGATGCCAGCCCTCCGGTCATCAGTGCGGAGACGGATCTGCTGACGATCGCCCAAACGTTTTTGGATGCCGCATGCCGGCGTTTGCCCGTTTTGGATGACTACGGACGTCTGTTGGGACAGATTTCCCGTCGTGACATCATGGGAGCGTTCTACGAACACATGAAACAGGTCCAGCGTGAACCCGCCGTCACGGGCTTGTACCTGAGTGCATTGATGGAATCGACCGAGCGTCCGGTCTGA